The following are from one region of the Stigmatella ashevillena genome:
- a CDS encoding cold-shock protein, producing the protein MAIGTVKWFNDAKGFGFIAQENGEDVFCHHSAINMDGFRTLAEGQKVEFEVTRGPKGLQAQNVRAAG; encoded by the coding sequence ATGGCTATAGGGACTGTGAAGTGGTTCAATGATGCCAAGGGGTTCGGGTTCATCGCCCAGGAGAACGGGGAGGATGTGTTCTGCCATCACTCCGCGATCAATATGGACGGGTTCCGGACGCTGGCCGAGGGACAGAAGGTGGAGTTTGAAGTGACGCGGGGCCCCAAGGGGCTCCAGGCTCAGAACGTGCGCGCAGCCGGCTGA
- a CDS encoding glycoside hydrolase family 9 protein, which produces MRKHFLATPAALLMGVSSAVSPLVAQAETFNYAEALQKSIWFYEAQRSGPLPSTQRVSWRGDSGLKDGADVGKDLTGGWYDAGDHVKFGLPMAASATLLAWSLYEDEEAYQQSGQLNAIRDNLRWATDYFVKAHTAPNELYGQVGAGGADHAWWGPAEVMQMARPSFKVDASCPGSDLAGETAAALAASSLVFRSSDPAYAATLLTHARQLFSFADTYRGKYSDCIKDAQSFYNSWSGYWDELSWAGAWLYLATQESSYLTKAEGYTAYWGSEGQSTYWSYKWTHNWDDKHFGAQLLLARLTGKASYKASVERNLDYWTTGYNNERVRYTPGGLAWLDQWGSLRYAANASFLAFVYADEIATSDSARAARYRDFAARQVRYMLGENPRKSSYVVGFGVNPPRNPHHRTAHGAWADSLSSPAESRHILYGALVGGPDTADAYVDDRSNYVTNEVATDYNAGFTGALAKMYLLYGGTPDPTFPQKETPTSDQFFVEAGINVSASNFTEIRAYLNNTSAWPARVGDKLSFRYFVDLSEVIAAGGSPSDLAVTMNYSQGAKVLPLKLWSGSIYYVTADFTGTAIYPGGQSAFRKEVQFRIAAAVGAPWNPANDPSYKNLTASAAKTPYLPVYDNGVRIFGIEPGSTPGDTTPPASPAGLLATASSPAQINLVWTANTDTDLAGYNLYRATVSGFTPSAANRIATGASGTAYADTGLSASTAYYYKLTAVDTSGNESSASSQASATTSAPDSTPPASPVGLAATSASSSQINLAWTAGTEADLKGYNVYRSTVSGFTPAAANRVATGVTAASYASTGLNASTTYYYKVTATDTSGNESSASTEAFAATQQAPASSLSVQYRDGDSNSPANSQIKPHFKIANGGTASVALSELKVRYYFTPDSGESIQMACDYASAGCANITSTVVSLSAPKTGATHYVELGFTAGAGSIAAGRDSGEVQIRLNKSNWSNFDETNDYSFDPAKTSFSTWGKMTVYRGGILVWGTEP; this is translated from the coding sequence ATGCGCAAGCATTTCCTGGCGACACCGGCCGCACTTCTGATGGGCGTATCATCCGCCGTGAGCCCGCTGGTGGCGCAGGCGGAGACGTTCAATTACGCAGAGGCCCTGCAGAAGTCGATCTGGTTCTACGAGGCTCAGCGCTCAGGGCCCCTGCCCAGCACCCAACGGGTGAGTTGGAGGGGAGACTCGGGTCTGAAGGATGGCGCTGACGTAGGCAAGGATTTGACCGGTGGTTGGTACGATGCGGGCGATCACGTCAAATTTGGTCTGCCCATGGCCGCCAGCGCGACCCTGTTGGCCTGGTCCCTTTACGAAGATGAAGAGGCGTATCAGCAAAGCGGGCAGCTGAATGCCATCCGGGACAACCTCCGCTGGGCCACCGACTACTTCGTCAAGGCCCATACGGCTCCGAACGAGCTGTATGGCCAGGTGGGCGCGGGGGGAGCGGACCACGCGTGGTGGGGACCCGCCGAGGTGATGCAGATGGCCCGGCCCTCGTTCAAGGTCGATGCCTCCTGTCCGGGTTCTGATCTCGCCGGTGAGACGGCGGCTGCCTTGGCGGCCTCTTCCCTCGTGTTCCGGTCGTCCGACCCTGCCTACGCGGCCACCCTGCTGACGCATGCCCGGCAGCTCTTCTCATTCGCAGACACCTATCGGGGCAAGTACTCCGATTGCATCAAGGATGCCCAGTCGTTCTACAACTCGTGGAGTGGTTATTGGGACGAGTTGAGCTGGGCGGGGGCCTGGCTGTATCTGGCCACGCAAGAGAGCAGCTACCTGACGAAGGCCGAGGGGTATACCGCCTATTGGGGCTCGGAAGGACAATCGACCTACTGGAGCTACAAGTGGACGCACAACTGGGATGACAAGCACTTTGGCGCCCAGTTGTTGCTTGCCCGCCTCACGGGGAAGGCTTCCTACAAGGCCTCCGTGGAACGGAACCTGGATTATTGGACCACCGGCTACAACAACGAGCGGGTTCGCTACACCCCCGGCGGTCTGGCCTGGTTGGATCAGTGGGGCAGTCTCCGCTATGCCGCGAACGCCTCGTTTCTGGCCTTCGTCTACGCGGACGAGATTGCCACCAGCGATTCGGCCAGGGCTGCGCGCTATCGCGACTTCGCCGCACGCCAGGTTCGCTACATGCTCGGGGAGAACCCGCGAAAGTCGAGCTACGTGGTGGGCTTCGGTGTGAATCCCCCCCGCAACCCTCACCATCGCACGGCGCATGGCGCATGGGCGGACTCCCTCTCCAGCCCGGCCGAGAGTCGGCACATCCTGTATGGCGCCCTCGTGGGGGGGCCAGATACGGCGGATGCGTACGTGGACGATCGGTCCAATTACGTCACGAACGAGGTGGCCACGGACTACAACGCAGGCTTCACGGGCGCGCTGGCCAAGATGTACCTCCTTTACGGAGGGACGCCGGACCCCACCTTCCCGCAGAAGGAGACCCCCACCTCGGATCAGTTCTTCGTGGAGGCGGGCATCAATGTCTCTGCTTCCAACTTCACGGAGATTCGGGCGTACCTGAACAACACCTCGGCCTGGCCGGCCCGCGTCGGCGACAAGCTGTCCTTCCGGTACTTCGTCGACCTCTCGGAGGTCATCGCCGCCGGAGGTTCGCCCTCGGATCTGGCGGTCACCATGAACTACAGCCAAGGGGCCAAGGTGCTGCCGCTCAAGCTGTGGTCTGGGAGTATCTACTACGTCACGGCGGACTTCACCGGCACGGCGATCTACCCCGGTGGGCAGTCCGCGTTTCGCAAGGAGGTTCAGTTTCGCATTGCCGCTGCGGTGGGGGCTCCCTGGAATCCGGCCAATGATCCGTCTTACAAGAACTTGACTGCCTCCGCGGCCAAGACGCCCTACCTCCCGGTCTATGACAACGGCGTCCGGATCTTCGGCATCGAGCCGGGTTCCACACCGGGCGATACGACTCCCCCGGCCAGCCCCGCGGGATTGCTGGCCACCGCGTCCAGCCCGGCGCAGATCAACCTGGTCTGGACCGCGAACACAGACACGGACCTGGCGGGCTACAACCTCTACCGCGCCACGGTCAGTGGCTTCACGCCTTCCGCGGCCAACCGGATCGCCACGGGCGCGTCCGGAACCGCTTATGCTGACACCGGACTGAGCGCCTCAACCGCCTACTATTACAAGCTCACGGCCGTTGATACGTCTGGCAACGAGTCCTCTGCGTCCTCCCAGGCCTCTGCCACCACGTCTGCGCCCGACAGCACACCGCCTGCATCTCCCGTCGGGTTGGCGGCCACCTCGGCCAGCTCCAGCCAGATCAACTTGGCATGGACGGCTGGCACCGAGGCCGATTTGAAGGGCTACAACGTTTATCGCTCCACGGTCAGCGGCTTCACGCCCGCTGCCGCCAACCGTGTGGCCACCGGCGTGACGGCTGCCTCCTATGCCAGCACCGGGCTGAATGCCTCGACCACTTACTATTACAAGGTCACGGCGACCGATACGTCTGGCAATGAGTCCTCCGCGTCCACGGAGGCTTTCGCGGCCACGCAGCAGGCGCCTGCCTCCAGCCTCTCGGTGCAGTACCGCGATGGGGATTCCAACTCCCCCGCCAACAGCCAGATCAAGCCCCACTTCAAGATTGCCAACGGGGGAACGGCCAGCGTGGCCCTCAGCGAGCTGAAGGTTCGTTACTACTTCACGCCGGACTCCGGGGAGTCGATCCAGATGGCGTGTGACTATGCCTCCGCGGGCTGCGCGAATATCACCTCCACCGTGGTGTCATTGTCCGCTCCGAAGACGGGCGCCACGCACTATGTCGAGCTTGGCTTCACCGCGGGGGCGGGTTCGATTGCCGCGGGCCGCGACAGCGGCGAAGTCCAGATCCGGCTCAACAAGAGCAATTGGTCCAACTTCGACGAGACCAACGATTACTCGTTCGATCCGGCCAAGACCTCTTTCTCGACGTGGGGCAAGATGACCGTGTACCGCGGCGGCATCCTGGTTTGGGGCACCGAGCCGTAG
- a CDS encoding cupin domain-containing protein — MGDTSVKKVEARHSPRGEMGQKYLVSGIRVSMRLWEDEKPGEPAPAVTRDYETVGYVLKGRAELHLEGQVLLLNAGDSWLVPRGASHTYKILETFSAVEATSPPATVHGRDEESQKPARA; from the coding sequence ATGGGCGACACCAGCGTGAAGAAGGTCGAAGCGCGCCACTCTCCCCGAGGGGAGATGGGGCAGAAGTACCTCGTCTCGGGCATCCGCGTGTCCATGCGGTTGTGGGAGGACGAGAAGCCGGGTGAGCCTGCCCCTGCGGTGACCCGGGACTACGAGACGGTGGGCTACGTGCTGAAGGGCCGGGCCGAACTGCACCTCGAGGGGCAAGTGCTTCTGCTCAACGCCGGAGACTCCTGGCTGGTGCCTCGCGGCGCGAGCCACACCTACAAGATCCTCGAGACGTTCTCCGCGGTGGAGGCCACCAGTCCGCCCGCCACCGTTCATGGCCGCGACGAGGAGTCCCAGAAGCCCGCGCGGGCCTGA
- a CDS encoding LacI family DNA-binding transcriptional regulator, with protein MAGARANLRTLAEHLGLSISTVSRALKNGPEVRPETIERVKQAAALFGYVPNIGGIHLRTGRTLKVCSILYAPEVGDYGEPGFLAQVEGMSNGLEPAGYNLIVLAQTGLQPPLESVRKVYDQRLADAIVFSRTTPMDERARFCLEKEFPFVSFGRTELQTPHAFVDHDDESAVFDAVVQLARSGHRRIVLLNPPGGLTYVGLRLRGYQRALAEVGLPWTESMVYQGDLSVRATREAVKQLLQREPSTTAFVCGNQMSIVGTLEALIERGMDTQKDGLSVVGFGGMPFLTLSEQRVTYYYQPQARVGTVLASHLTALLNGTPPETLQTVLPYMRIDDLRVFRTHHGFDPAKLPQPS; from the coding sequence ATGGCTGGGGCTCGTGCGAACCTCAGGACGCTGGCGGAACATCTCGGGCTGTCGATCAGCACCGTTTCCCGGGCGCTGAAGAATGGGCCCGAGGTCAGGCCGGAGACCATCGAGCGGGTGAAACAAGCCGCGGCCCTGTTCGGCTACGTGCCGAACATCGGCGGCATCCACCTGCGAACTGGCCGGACGCTCAAGGTCTGTTCGATCCTCTATGCGCCCGAAGTGGGCGACTATGGAGAGCCGGGTTTCCTCGCCCAGGTCGAGGGCATGTCGAACGGCCTCGAGCCCGCGGGCTACAACCTGATCGTCCTGGCGCAGACAGGCCTTCAGCCGCCCCTGGAATCGGTCCGCAAGGTCTATGATCAGCGGCTCGCCGACGCCATCGTCTTCTCCCGCACCACGCCCATGGACGAACGGGCGCGGTTTTGCCTGGAGAAGGAGTTCCCGTTCGTGAGCTTCGGGCGGACCGAGTTGCAGACGCCGCACGCCTTCGTCGACCATGACGACGAGAGCGCGGTCTTCGATGCAGTGGTCCAGTTGGCCCGGAGTGGGCACCGGAGGATCGTCCTGCTCAACCCGCCCGGTGGGCTCACGTATGTCGGTCTGCGGCTGCGGGGCTACCAACGGGCGTTGGCCGAAGTGGGACTGCCCTGGACCGAGTCCATGGTGTACCAGGGCGATCTCTCGGTGCGGGCCACCCGGGAGGCCGTCAAGCAACTGCTGCAGCGCGAGCCATCGACGACAGCGTTCGTCTGTGGCAACCAGATGTCCATCGTGGGCACGCTGGAGGCGCTGATCGAACGGGGAATGGACACTCAGAAGGACGGGCTGAGTGTCGTCGGTTTCGGCGGCATGCCGTTCCTCACGCTCTCCGAGCAGCGCGTCACCTATTACTACCAGCCGCAAGCGCGCGTCGGCACCGTGCTGGCCAGCCACCTGACCGCCCTGCTGAATGGCACTCCTCCGGAGACATTGCAGACGGTCCTGCCCTACATGCGGATCGACGACCTGCGGGTGTTCCGCACGCACCACGGGTTTGATCCGGCCAAGCTGCCGCAGCCCTCTTGA
- a CDS encoding DUF1993 domain-containing protein, with translation MSLSMYQASVPVFIRMLGQLSVILDKAAAYAEAKKINPSVLVQARLAPDMLPLSFQIQTATDTAKGCAARLAGIETPSFADTEASFPELKARIAKTVTFLQSVSAAQIDGSEERNIVLKMGSREARFLGQPYLLSFVLPNFYFHLTTAYAILRHNGVDIGKQDFLGNI, from the coding sequence ATGTCCCTGTCCATGTACCAGGCGTCCGTTCCCGTGTTCATCCGCATGCTGGGTCAGCTGTCGGTGATCCTCGACAAGGCCGCTGCCTATGCCGAGGCGAAGAAGATCAACCCGTCGGTGTTGGTCCAGGCCCGGCTGGCGCCCGACATGCTGCCCCTGTCGTTCCAAATTCAGACCGCCACCGATACCGCCAAGGGGTGTGCGGCCCGTCTGGCGGGCATCGAGACCCCCAGTTTTGCGGACACCGAGGCGTCCTTCCCCGAACTGAAGGCGCGCATTGCAAAGACAGTCACGTTCTTGCAAAGCGTGAGCGCGGCGCAGATCGACGGCAGCGAAGAGCGCAACATCGTTCTCAAGATGGGGAGCCGCGAGGCCCGCTTCCTGGGACAGCCCTACCTGCTCTCGTTCGTGCTGCCCAACTTCTATTTCCACCTCACCACGGCCTACGCCATCCTGCGTCACAACGGGGTGGACATTGGCAAGCAGGACTTCCTCGGCAACATCTGA
- a CDS encoding response regulator transcription factor — protein MPTRVLLIDDDTRMYELLSQYLGQNGISVAHAPDGGRGLAALEGTPYDAVLLDVMMPGMDGLEVCKRIRAKTQVPILMLTARGDETDRVVGLELGADDYLAKPFSPRELLARLRAVLRRAQPTAVSDRMESQGVSIDVAGREVKVNGKTVDLTGLEFELLVALVRRAGRVIPRDALLGEAGRSDTVVGERTVDVHISHLRQKLGDDGGRLIKTVRGVGYVFAKEGG, from the coding sequence ATGCCCACCCGCGTCCTCCTCATCGACGACGACACCCGGATGTACGAGTTGCTCTCGCAATACCTGGGGCAGAACGGCATCTCGGTGGCCCACGCACCCGATGGGGGGCGGGGCCTGGCCGCGCTGGAAGGCACCCCTTATGACGCGGTGCTGCTGGACGTGATGATGCCGGGCATGGATGGACTGGAGGTGTGCAAGCGCATCCGGGCCAAGACCCAGGTTCCCATCCTCATGCTCACAGCCCGCGGCGATGAGACGGACCGCGTGGTGGGCCTGGAGCTGGGCGCGGACGACTACTTGGCCAAGCCCTTCAGCCCCCGGGAGTTGCTGGCCCGCCTGAGGGCCGTGCTCCGGCGCGCCCAGCCCACGGCGGTGTCGGACCGGATGGAATCCCAAGGCGTCTCCATCGACGTAGCGGGGCGGGAGGTGAAGGTGAACGGGAAGACCGTGGACCTCACCGGCCTCGAGTTCGAGTTGCTCGTGGCGCTCGTGCGGCGCGCGGGCCGCGTCATCCCCCGCGATGCCCTCCTGGGAGAGGCCGGCCGCAGCGACACGGTGGTCGGTGAGCGCACCGTGGATGTCCACATCTCCCACCTGCGGCAGAAGCTTGGAGACGACGGAGGGCGGCTCATCAAGACCGTGCGTGGAGTGGGCTACGTCTTCGCCAAAGAGGGCGGGTGA
- a CDS encoding Spy/CpxP family protein refolding chaperone, whose amino-acid sequence MWGFIFGTACLTGLIHTLRGGGHFARHPGRWGWRGRMRWLFQRLDTSPGQEKVFVQTVDEVSEAFGKLQGELSATRAAVARALRGEQFDAASLRELNERQDALIADMREVLRTSVARIHEALDPRQRRELADLIEHGGGMASHPYRGRHGWRGGHPRCA is encoded by the coding sequence ATGTGGGGATTCATTTTTGGTACCGCTTGCCTGACAGGCCTCATCCACACCCTGCGAGGTGGCGGACACTTCGCACGCCACCCGGGGCGTTGGGGCTGGCGCGGAAGGATGCGTTGGCTCTTCCAGCGGTTGGACACCTCGCCCGGCCAAGAAAAGGTCTTCGTCCAAACCGTCGATGAGGTGTCCGAGGCCTTCGGCAAGCTGCAAGGCGAGCTGAGCGCTACCCGAGCCGCCGTGGCCCGCGCCCTGCGCGGCGAGCAGTTCGATGCGGCCTCGCTGCGGGAGCTGAACGAGCGCCAGGATGCCCTCATCGCGGACATGCGCGAGGTGCTCCGCACTTCGGTGGCCCGCATCCACGAAGCGCTGGATCCCCGCCAGCGCCGGGAGTTGGCGGACCTCATCGAGCACGGAGGGGGCATGGCGTCCCACCCCTACCGGGGCCGCCACGGATGGCGGGGTGGACACCCCCGCTGCGCTTGA
- a CDS encoding GH1 family beta-glucosidase — protein sequence MRFPKDFLWGVSTSSYQIEGGAPGDGRGRSIWDTYCATPGRVAQGDTGEVACDHYHRYPEDLDLLRNLGATVYRFSIMWPRVIPDGIGRLNPQGLDFYDRIVDGLLERGLRAWPCLYHWDLPQALQDRGGWANRDIASWFAEYTALIAKRLGDRVDNWVTFNEPSVSAWVGYEEGRHAPGLTDPRAAIRAAHHLNLAHGRAVAVLRDLTPKAGIGTVIPIHKARPLPQFQERDGHLAALFEDKWNGVFLDPIYHGRYPASVAEKFAEHVHPGDLKEIHRPIDFLGVNHYFPSYIQAEENGAWPFKHANPPLYFRRTEMNWAIDGHAFYEALMLVRKHWGNPPVYVTENGGAFIDVAGPQGRVDDQDRIAYYREYLIGLQRAISEGADVRGFMPWSLLDNFEWALGYGKRFGLVHVDYRTQKRTPKASYGFMREVIATNALPGV from the coding sequence ATGCGTTTCCCAAAAGACTTTCTGTGGGGAGTCTCGACTTCCAGCTACCAGATCGAAGGGGGAGCCCCAGGCGATGGGCGTGGGCGGAGTATCTGGGACACCTATTGCGCGACGCCGGGCAGGGTCGCCCAAGGGGATACCGGCGAGGTGGCCTGCGACCACTACCACCGCTATCCCGAGGACCTCGACCTGCTGCGGAACCTGGGAGCCACCGTCTACCGCTTCTCCATCATGTGGCCCCGGGTGATTCCCGATGGCATCGGGAGGCTCAACCCCCAGGGACTCGATTTTTACGATCGCATCGTCGACGGGCTGCTCGAGCGCGGCCTCCGCGCCTGGCCATGCCTCTACCACTGGGACCTGCCGCAGGCGTTGCAGGACCGCGGAGGCTGGGCCAATCGCGACATCGCGAGCTGGTTCGCGGAGTACACGGCCCTCATCGCCAAGCGGCTCGGCGACCGCGTTGACAACTGGGTCACCTTCAATGAGCCGAGCGTGTCGGCCTGGGTCGGATACGAGGAAGGGCGCCATGCGCCTGGGCTGACGGATCCGCGCGCGGCCATTCGCGCCGCGCACCACCTCAACCTGGCGCATGGGCGAGCCGTCGCGGTGCTGCGCGACCTGACGCCCAAGGCGGGCATCGGGACGGTGATTCCGATCCACAAGGCCCGGCCGCTGCCGCAGTTCCAGGAGCGCGACGGCCACCTGGCCGCGCTCTTCGAAGACAAGTGGAACGGCGTCTTCCTGGATCCGATCTACCACGGCCGCTATCCCGCCTCGGTCGCGGAGAAGTTCGCCGAGCACGTGCACCCCGGAGACCTCAAAGAGATCCATCGGCCGATCGACTTTCTCGGCGTCAACCACTACTTCCCGAGCTACATCCAAGCCGAGGAGAACGGGGCCTGGCCGTTCAAGCACGCCAACCCACCCCTCTACTTCCGGCGGACCGAGATGAACTGGGCCATCGACGGACACGCGTTCTACGAGGCCCTGATGCTCGTCCGGAAGCACTGGGGCAATCCACCGGTCTACGTGACCGAAAATGGCGGCGCCTTCATCGACGTGGCCGGGCCCCAGGGCCGGGTTGACGACCAAGACCGCATCGCCTATTACCGGGAGTACTTGATCGGATTGCAGCGCGCGATTTCAGAGGGAGCGGACGTCCGCGGCTTCATGCCGTGGTCGCTGCTCGACAACTTCGAATGGGCGCTCGGCTACGGGAAGCGCTTCGGCCTGGTGCATGTCGATTACCGGACACAGAAGCGGACACCGAAGGCGTCCTACGGCTTCATGCGGGAAGTGATTGCCACCAACGCGCTGCCGGGCGTTTGA
- a CDS encoding glycoside hydrolase family 48 protein — MLLRSIQSAVTQALCLSVAMAVPAQAVAATHKPVPTLAMALAAESPYTQRFLAQYNKIKDPANGYFSPKGVPYHSVETLMVEAPDHGHETTSEAYSYWLWLEAEYGHVTGNWAPFNAAWANMEQYIIPSQADQPSNAFYQPSKPATYAAEWDLPSQYPSVLRTTVAVGSDPIASELQTAYGTSNIYGMHWLLDVDNWYGYGRCGDGTTSPSYINTFQRGSQESVWETVPHPSCDTFAWGKTGQGFLSLFTGDASYSRQWRYTNAPDADARAVQAAYWAYTWAKEQGKEGQVADAAKKAAKMGDYLRYSMFDKYFKRIGECIGETACPAGTGKNSMHYLMSWYYSWGGAMDSSGGWAWRIGSSHNHFGYQNPMAAYILSATSFIRPQSATGVSDWATSLQRQLEFYTWLQSAEGGIAGGATNSWQGRHAQPESTSTFYGMYYDWRPVYHDPASNQWFGFQAWSMQRVAEYYYVTGDAKAKKVLDKWVSWASQNTTLTADGKFQIPSTLQWTGQPDTWNPANPGGNNNLHVKVLDFTQDVGVAAGFARTLVFYAAKSGNAGAKTLAKELLDRMWANYQTPKGVAVAEKREDYKRFDDVYNAATGDGVYVPPGWTGKNAQGAVIDANSTFISLRPKYQQDPDWPKVQAYLAGGAVPEFTYHRFWAQADVAMAMADYGRLLEGGTPVASIVTSSSDVSVPEGATASFTVSLSSAPSSNVTVTVAKASGDADLFVSSGATLTFTPANWNVGQTVTVSAAEDADLTHGTAQFRLTASGFTAVAVNATELDNDLPLPPDCVVTVDTSNDWGSGQVGRVIVQNGGTQPLSNWKVSWTATNDFTLVNTWSATFTKTGRSVEVTPLGGATIPANGQAESGFQASYSGAKPVPSGVRLEGRTCTIVVK, encoded by the coding sequence ATGTTATTGCGTTCGATCCAGTCAGCAGTGACCCAAGCGCTTTGCCTGTCGGTGGCCATGGCGGTGCCCGCGCAAGCCGTTGCGGCCACTCACAAGCCCGTGCCCACCCTGGCCATGGCGCTTGCCGCCGAGTCTCCCTATACGCAGCGCTTCCTTGCGCAATACAACAAGATCAAGGACCCGGCGAACGGCTACTTCAGCCCCAAGGGGGTGCCCTACCACTCCGTGGAAACCCTGATGGTCGAGGCCCCGGACCATGGTCACGAGACGACCTCGGAAGCCTACAGCTACTGGCTGTGGCTGGAGGCGGAGTATGGCCATGTGACGGGCAACTGGGCGCCCTTCAACGCCGCATGGGCCAACATGGAGCAGTACATCATTCCGTCCCAAGCGGACCAGCCCTCCAACGCGTTCTACCAGCCGAGCAAGCCGGCCACGTATGCGGCGGAGTGGGATCTTCCCAGCCAGTATCCCTCCGTCCTGCGCACCACGGTGGCAGTGGGCAGCGACCCGATCGCCAGTGAACTTCAGACGGCGTATGGCACCAGCAACATCTACGGCATGCATTGGTTGCTGGATGTCGACAACTGGTACGGCTACGGCCGCTGTGGAGATGGGACGACCTCTCCGTCGTACATCAATACCTTCCAGCGCGGCTCTCAGGAGTCCGTGTGGGAGACGGTTCCGCATCCCTCCTGTGATACCTTTGCCTGGGGCAAGACGGGGCAAGGCTTCCTGAGCCTGTTCACGGGAGATGCCAGCTACTCCCGCCAATGGCGGTACACCAACGCCCCGGACGCGGATGCGCGCGCCGTGCAGGCGGCCTACTGGGCCTACACTTGGGCGAAGGAGCAAGGCAAGGAGGGCCAGGTAGCGGATGCCGCCAAGAAGGCGGCCAAGATGGGGGACTACCTCCGCTACTCCATGTTCGACAAGTACTTCAAGCGCATCGGCGAATGCATTGGCGAGACGGCTTGCCCCGCGGGCACGGGCAAGAACAGCATGCATTACCTGATGTCTTGGTACTACTCGTGGGGCGGGGCGATGGATTCGAGTGGCGGCTGGGCCTGGCGCATCGGCTCGAGCCACAACCACTTCGGGTATCAGAACCCGATGGCGGCCTACATCCTGAGCGCGACGTCCTTCATCCGGCCCCAGTCGGCCACCGGGGTGAGCGACTGGGCGACGAGCCTTCAGCGGCAGTTGGAGTTCTACACGTGGCTGCAATCGGCCGAGGGAGGCATCGCGGGCGGCGCCACGAACAGCTGGCAGGGCCGCCATGCGCAGCCGGAGAGCACGTCCACCTTCTACGGCATGTATTATGACTGGCGCCCGGTGTACCACGATCCTGCGAGCAACCAGTGGTTCGGCTTCCAGGCCTGGTCGATGCAGCGTGTGGCGGAGTACTACTACGTCACGGGAGACGCCAAGGCCAAGAAGGTGCTCGACAAGTGGGTGAGCTGGGCTTCGCAGAACACGACCCTCACCGCGGACGGCAAGTTCCAGATTCCGAGCACCCTGCAGTGGACGGGTCAGCCGGACACCTGGAACCCGGCGAACCCGGGCGGCAATAACAACCTGCACGTCAAGGTGCTGGATTTCACCCAGGACGTGGGGGTCGCGGCCGGTTTCGCGCGGACGTTGGTGTTCTATGCCGCCAAGTCGGGCAACGCGGGCGCCAAGACCCTGGCCAAGGAATTGCTCGACCGGATGTGGGCGAATTACCAGACCCCGAAGGGGGTGGCTGTTGCCGAGAAGCGTGAAGACTACAAGCGCTTCGATGATGTCTACAACGCGGCGACGGGCGACGGCGTGTATGTGCCGCCGGGCTGGACGGGAAAGAATGCCCAGGGCGCGGTCATCGACGCGAACTCGACGTTCATCAGCCTGCGTCCGAAGTACCAGCAGGATCCGGATTGGCCGAAGGTTCAGGCCTACCTGGCCGGTGGCGCAGTGCCCGAGTTCACCTACCACCGCTTCTGGGCCCAGGCCGATGTGGCCATGGCCATGGCGGACTACGGGCGTCTGCTGGAGGGAGGCACTCCTGTCGCGTCCATCGTGACGTCCTCGAGCGATGTCAGCGTGCCCGAGGGGGCCACCGCGAGCTTCACGGTGAGCCTGTCCTCGGCTCCTTCGAGCAATGTCACGGTCACGGTGGCCAAGGCCTCCGGTGACGCGGATCTGTTCGTGTCCTCCGGGGCCACGCTGACCTTCACCCCTGCGAACTGGAATGTGGGACAGACCGTCACCGTCTCGGCGGCGGAGGATGCGGATTTGACCCATGGGACCGCGCAGTTCCGGCTGACCGCGAGCGGCTTCACGGCGGTGGCGGTCAATGCGACGGAGCTCGACAATGATCTTCCCCTCCCGCCGGACTGCGTGGTGACGGTCGATACCAGCAATGACTGGGGCTCGGGGCAGGTCGGCCGGGTCATCGTGCAGAACGGAGGCACGCAGCCTCTCTCGAATTGGAAGGTCAGCTGGACGGCCACCAACGACTTCACGCTGGTCAATACCTGGAGCGCGACCTTCACGAAGACGGGCCGCTCGGTCGAGGTGACGCCTCTGGGCGGAGCAACGATTCCGGCCAACGGCCAGGCCGAGTCCGGCTTCCAGGCGAGCTACAGCGGGGCGAAGCCCGTGCCCAGCGGGGTCCGTCTGGAAGGCCGCACCTGCACCATCGTCGTCAAGTGA